The Mixophyes fleayi isolate aMixFle1 chromosome 1, aMixFle1.hap1, whole genome shotgun sequence genome includes a region encoding these proteins:
- the CRYBB1 gene encoding beta-crystallin B1, with product MSQTPKAAAAAAASQGIDAKEKGTPTPAPIPVNKPTKTGEPSIGSFKVIIFEQENFQGRHMELLNECVNLGERGFDRVRSVIVDSGPWVAYEQSNFRGEMFILEKGEYPRWDTWSSSYRSDCFVSLRPIRMDSQEHKIALFESADFKGNKMEIIEDDVPSLWAYGFCDRVGSVKVPSGTWVGYQYPGYRGYQYLFENIDYKHWNEWSAFQPQIQSIRRVRDMQWHQKGCFLIPTTAATK from the exons ATGTCTCAAACACctaaagctgctgctgctgctgctgccagccaGGGTATCGATGCCAAGGAAAAGGGTACCCCTACCCCAGCACCCATCCCAGTAAACAAGCCCACAAAAACTGGTGAACCAAGCATCGGATCCTTCAAG GTGATTATCTTTGAGCAAGAAAACTTTCAAGGAAGACACATGGAACTTCTGAATGAATGTGTAAACCTTGGGGAGAGGGGCTTTGACAGAGTACGCAGTGTTATTGTCGACTCTGGACC CTGGGTTGCCTATGAGCAGTCCAACTTCCGTGGCGAGATGTTTATCTTGGAGAAGGGCGAGTATCCTCGTTGGGATACCTGGTCTAGCAGCTATAGGAGCGACTGCTTCGTGTCCCTACGCCCCATCCGAATG GATAGTCAAGAACATAAAATCGCCCTGTTCGAATCCGCGGACTTCAAGGGCAACAAGATGGAAATCATTGAGGATGACGTGCCCAGCCTGTGGGCCTATGGATTCTGTGACCGCGTGGGAAGCGTGAAAGTGCCTAGTGGAAC CTGGGTCGGATATCAGTATCCCGGATACAGAGGCTACCAATACCTATTTGAAAACATTGATTACAAACATTGGAATGAATGGAGTGCATTCCAGCCCCAGATCCAGTCTATCCGTCGCGTCAGAGACATGCAGTGGCATCAGAAGGGATGTTTCCTTATCCCCACTACCGCGGCCACCAAGTAA